A segment of the Candidatus Jettenia caeni genome:
GCACCTGTATCCGATCATGTTCCTGAACCTGCAGGCAGCAATGGCTCATATTGATGTATCATTGCTTGAAGCCGCTGAAGGTCTGGGAGCCAGACCATTCCATATCCTTCGGACAATAACATTACCACTCATCATGCCCGGATACTTTGCTGGCGCAATTATCGTTTTCATCTGGGCGTTTACCGATTTAGGAACCCCGTTGATTTTTGGTTTTGATCGTGTTATACCGATGCAGATTTTTAATAACCTTACAGAAATTCATACAAATCCTATGGGGTATGCCCTGGTAGTATTTACCCTATTTCTTACCTTAAGCTTATTTCTCATATCAAAAGCGTTTATGGGCCGCAAGCGTTATGAAATGGTCTCCGGTAGACATGGAATGAGTTCTCAAAAACAGGCTTCAGGAATACAATCGTGCTTAATTCTGGCAATTATTTGTGGAATTAGTCTGTTAGCGTTATTACCTCATATCAGTGTAATTCTCCAATCATTATCCGGCCGTTGGTTTTTTACGATACTGCCAGAGGAGTGGACACTGGACAACTATCAATCCGTATTTGCCCACTCACTCACAGTAACCAGTATAAAAAATAGCCTGTTTCTTTCCTCAATGTGTGCATTGCTTGACCTTATATTCGGAATACTTATTGCATATCTGATCGTCCGCAAACAAATCCCCGGAGGAAACGTACTGGATATACTGGCAATGCTGCCTCTCGCATTACCCGGTCTGGTAATAGCATTTAGCTATGTCGCTTGTTTTCATTTTCCCATGCAGCCTTCCCAGCACTATCCTTTCTGGTATCGCTGGCTTAATCAATTGATGGATCCTACCGTAAATCCAACGCTATTACTTATCATGAGTTACTCAATACGGCGGTTACCCTATATAGTCCGGATAGCGTATGCAGGTTTTCAGCAAACCAGTATTACCCTGGAAGAAGCCTCCTTCAATCTTGGGGCTACACCATGGCATACCATACGAAGAATAACGTTACCGCTCATGTTAGCCAACGTAATAGCAGGCGCTATTATGACCTTTTCCCTTGCAATGCTGGAAGTAAGCGATAGTCTTATCCTGGCGCAAAAGGAGAGATATTTCCCCATTACGAAAGCCATATATACACTTATTGCACTTATCAATCCAAATGCACCATCAATGGCTTGTGCTTTGGGTGTTTTAGGGATGGTATTGCTGGCTGCTGCCCTCTTTATCACCAGTAAAATACTCGGGAAACGAATCGGGTCTCTGTTCAGAATTTAAAGCATCAGTATAGAGAGAAATTATTTCAATTTAGCAACACCTATATTGCTATCACTAAGGGAGTTATCACCCCATGCCCCGATAAACCCATTATTCGTTTTTGAAGCATCCTGGGCAATAGTGATATACTCACCGATACTAAAATCAAAACTAGAGACAAATTCATCTTTGAGACCTGAATCAAAACTCCTCTCTGTTACCTTCCTGTTCATCCATGTTGCCCCGGCATTTCCGGAAGTAGCTACAGTAACATCTATTAAAAAATTGCGTAAATTATATTTACGATCGTAAAAGAGAACACCTATTTTGCCTGTTTTGTCTACAGCGATGGCGGGTATAAATTGATCGGCCTTCTTTGTAATGGGGTCATTATTTACCCTGACAGGGGCTGACCATGAGCTGCCACCGTCTGTGGATTTGCTAA
Coding sequences within it:
- a CDS encoding putative ABC transporter permease component, translating into MYKPKRVSIRIVLVFMLILLFFGIFLIYPLIHLLKTTFGGTSEGMLTYFMLIVSSPLQVRCLFNSFFIAILITLLTTVVALPIAHWFTRYDFPAKGWIQPFLLVPMIIPPFVGAIGIKQLFSRFGSLNLFLDKIGLVPLQHPIDWLGGSGFWGIIVLGTLHLYPIMFLNLQAAMAHIDVSLLEAAEGLGARPFHILRTITLPLIMPGYFAGAIIVFIWAFTDLGTPLIFGFDRVIPMQIFNNLTEIHTNPMGYALVVFTLFLTLSLFLISKAFMGRKRYEMVSGRHGMSSQKQASGIQSCLILAIICGISLLALLPHISVILQSLSGRWFFTILPEEWTLDNYQSVFAHSLTVTSIKNSLFLSSMCALLDLIFGILIAYLIVRKQIPGGNVLDILAMLPLALPGLVIAFSYVACFHFPMQPSQHYPFWYRWLNQLMDPTVNPTLLLIMSYSIRRLPYIVRIAYAGFQQTSITLEEASFNLGATPWHTIRRITLPLMLANVIAGAIMTFSLAMLEVSDSLILAQKERYFPITKAIYTLIALINPNAPSMACALGVLGMVLLAAALFITSKILGKRIGSLFRI